A window from Pokkaliibacter sp. MBI-7 encodes these proteins:
- a CDS encoding pyridoxal phosphate-dependent aminotransferase, whose product MKIQSERVKNIQSSPSLTISAIAKEMVARGEPVIDLSIGEPDFNTPAHIIEAAHQAMLAGQTRYTAPAGTEALRRAVAAKFKRENGLEYSPQQITIGNGAKQLLFNAFAATLEQGDEVIIPAPYWVSYADIVRLNGGVPVVIDCPEQQDFKLTPAQLQAAFTERTRWVMFNSPCNPTGMIYTRDEFAALGEVLAQRPDVLILSDEIYEHIALGNTPFVSFVQACPALQERTMVLNGVSKAYAMTGWRLGYAAGPQELITALNKLQSQSTGCPSAISQAAALAALEGPQDFVVAATTEYRARGQLVVRALQAISGLTLAVPDGAFYAFPNCAAYLGKRTPDGQVLGTDTELVRYLLEQGKVAMVPGSAFGIPGYIRLSFATSRENLEVALGRIRQTLESLQD is encoded by the coding sequence GTGAAAATACAAAGCGAACGGGTGAAGAACATTCAGAGCTCACCCAGCCTGACCATTTCTGCCATTGCCAAAGAGATGGTGGCGCGCGGTGAGCCGGTGATTGATCTCAGCATTGGCGAGCCAGACTTTAATACCCCTGCCCATATTATTGAGGCCGCCCATCAGGCCATGCTGGCCGGGCAGACGCGCTATACCGCGCCTGCAGGTACTGAAGCGCTGCGCAGGGCAGTGGCGGCCAAGTTCAAACGGGAGAACGGCCTTGAATACAGCCCGCAGCAGATCACCATTGGTAACGGGGCCAAGCAGCTGCTGTTCAATGCCTTCGCTGCGACGCTGGAGCAGGGCGATGAGGTGATTATTCCTGCGCCTTACTGGGTCTCTTACGCTGATATTGTTCGCCTGAACGGCGGTGTGCCGGTGGTGATTGACTGCCCCGAGCAGCAGGACTTCAAGCTGACACCTGCGCAGTTGCAGGCGGCGTTCACCGAGCGTACCCGCTGGGTGATGTTTAACTCACCCTGCAATCCGACCGGGATGATCTACACCCGCGACGAGTTTGCCGCACTGGGCGAGGTGCTGGCGCAGCGCCCTGACGTGCTGATTCTGTCGGATGAAATCTACGAGCACATTGCACTGGGCAATACGCCTTTTGTGTCCTTTGTGCAGGCTTGCCCGGCGCTGCAAGAGCGCACCATGGTGCTGAACGGTGTATCCAAAGCCTACGCCATGACCGGCTGGCGGCTGGGCTACGCCGCTGGCCCACAGGAGCTGATCACGGCGCTGAACAAGCTGCAGTCACAGAGCACCGGCTGCCCGTCGGCCATCTCTCAGGCGGCGGCACTGGCCGCGCTGGAGGGGCCGCAGGATTTCGTCGTGGCGGCAACGACGGAATACCGTGCCCGGGGTCAGCTGGTGGTGCGTGCGCTGCAGGCGATCAGCGGGCTGACGCTGGCGGTGCCCGATGGCGCCTTCTATGCCTTCCCTAACTGTGCCGCTTATCTGGGCAAGCGCACGCCAGACGGGCAGGTGCTGGGCACTGACACCGAGCTGGTGCGCTATCTGCTGGAACAGGGCAAGGTGGCGATGGTGCCAGGGTCTGCCTTCGGCATTCCGGGCTATATCCGCCTGAGCTTTGCAACTTCGCGGGAAAATCTGGAGGTCGCACTGGGCCGTATTCGGCAGACGCTGGAGAGCCTGCAGGACTGA